In Juglans microcarpa x Juglans regia isolate MS1-56 chromosome 8D, Jm3101_v1.0, whole genome shotgun sequence, the following are encoded in one genomic region:
- the LOC121243687 gene encoding eukaryotic translation initiation factor 5A-like, translating to MSDSEEHHFESKGDAGASKTYPQQAGTIRKNGYIVIKNRPCKVVEVSTSKTGKHGHAKCHFVGIDIFNGKKLEDIVPSSHNCDVPHVSRTDYQLIDISEDGFVSLLMDNGDTKDDLRLPTDDNLLGQIKDGFGEGKDLVLSVMSAMGEEQICALKDIGPKN from the exons ATGTCGGACTCGGAAGAGCACCATTTTGAGTCTAAGGGCGACGCAGGAGCGTCAAAGACCTACCCCCAGCAAGCTGGTACCATTCGTAAGAATGGCTATATCGTCATCAAGAACAGGCCTTGCAAg GTTGTAGAAGTTTCCACTTCAAAGACAGGCAAGCATGGACATGCAAAGTGCCACTTTGTGGGAATTGACATATTTAATGGGAAGAAGCTTGAGGATATTGTTCCTTCATCCCACAACTGTGAT gTTCCTCATGTTTCTCGCACTGATTATCAGTTGATTGATATCTCTGAAGACGgtttt GTGAGTCTTTTAATGGATAATGGAGACACCAAGGATGATCTGAGGCTTCCCACTGACGACAATCTGCTCGGCCAG ATAAAAGATGGGTTTGGTGAAGGAAAGGACCTGGTGCTGAGCGTTATGTCTGCAATGGGGGAGGAGCAGATCTGTGCCCTTAAGGACATTGGCCCAAAAAACTAA